Within Thermoplasmataceae archaeon, the genomic segment GGTATAATTAAAGGTTTTAAGAAAAAGAATGAAGATAAAGACGAAAAAGAGTGATAGGTATTCAAAACAGCGTGGTGAGCTACTTACTTCAGGATCTATCACTCCAATTTTCTAACGTTGTCAATTTGAGTTTTTATTCAGATATTGTAATGCTGCAGTTTAGAGAATGCCATTAAGAAAATAATTCGATTTGTTGATACAAACCTAATGGGTGATCAATCAAAGTTTTTAAAAGGTGCTTAGATGTTTCCATCACTTCATATGGATTGGAATTCAAACAGTCAACGGCTTGTACTTAAGGATGACGTCTTTTTCTTGAAGGTACACAATACGACGATGTCTTTGCTTGGTCTATAATGAAAATATGCGGAGGGCCGGATTCGAACCGGCGGACCCCTACGGGAATGGACCCTAAATCCATCGCCTTTAACCTAGCTCGACAACCTCCGCAGAACTATCCTAAATAATCCAGGAGTATATTAAAAAATTACATTTTTGAGAAGAGGCCAGAAAATATTCTTTCCTAGATTGCACATGCTGGAAATCTCAGAAGAGAAACTATATCACGTTTAATCTTAATATACTCAATATCAGGCGAGTGGTAAATCTCGAACAGGATATTTTAGAAATTTGTTCTAGTTTCGTAAAAGCTTGCCAATAACGCTTAATGATATTCCTAATGGTGAACACAGTGAGCACCGGATCAAACCGCGATGCAGTCGGTCATGTTGAAAAAGAATGAGAAAGAAGCAGAGCCATCGATTGTAGACCAGGAAATGGTCAATTGTACAAAATAATCAATAGAGGTAAAATACAATCCGGCAAAACAGTTATAGGGTGTCACCTCACTTCTTCTTTCTTCTGAGGTATATAGTCACCAATATGGCTACTGCCAAAACAGATATAACTTGACCTATTATTAGAAATGGACTGCTTGTACTCGGAGCCAAATTGTTCACAGGGTTTTGATTTTGAGTTGTACCGTTGTACTGGACGGTTATATTCACTCCTGTGCCGTTCACTGTAAATTGCCATCTGTAGTTATTAGCAATTTGTTTCCCTTCAAAGGTCGCATTATACCAGTCGCCATAATTTAAGGTTCCAGTACTGACATTGAACTTGCCATAATAATAAGTGCAGAAGAAATAAGTTCCGCTTGGAAGCATATATGCGACGGGGTTCGGCTAAATCCGTAAGATTGTTAGTAATGTTTATGCCTTCAATGTTGAAATTTAGCAGTCCGTAGACAAAAAAGTGCCTTTATATTCCTTAAGAAATGAAATATTCAAGGAAATCGGCTGATCTTTCACTTCGAAATGTATCGGAGAAGCAGTAATTTCCAGTCGCCGAAATGTTAAAATTTGCTTTTCCCTAAATAGATAAAAATTTACAAAATTTGAGAGACCCGGGGCCGGGCCAGCAACAAGAATGTTCGGCGTTTGTGATGACACCCCCCGCTCCAGATTTGAAGGTAACCCAGTTTCAGAGATATTCACTTCGTGGAACTAAAGATCTATATTGAGTAAGCCTGAAAGGGAAAAATATCCAACAAAGGAGTATAAAGGTACGCAGAAATTCATGAAGGTCCCGGCGTACACACCTTAGATACCATCATGAAATCCTCTCATTTCAATGTGGGCCTTGAATGGCTGCGGGCAACCTCCTGCACCATAACCTTTACTGTCTATTTTACATGTAACACCCCAGGACCACCCATTTGACAACCAAGTTTCTGTTATGTTTATCGCGGCGAAGCCTGTACTATGGTTTCGGAATCGATACCTGTAATGGCAGGGTGATAAGTACCACTTAAATGTGAGATTAGATATTGAGGCAAAAGAAGAACCGCAATTACCATTTACCTCATCATTTATTGACTGTTTTCTCATTGAAATCAAGGTTATATCAACAACTGAATAACGCTATGTTTACATGGAAAACCCACAATGTGAAAATACTGGAAACGAAGTGGGAGGGAACGAGTCCGAACAAACGCGAATGTCTTATGGATGCGCGTTCAGGATTTCTGGAATTCCTTGCCATCGACTGTTAGTTTTACAGGAGCAAAACCCCCCGCGCTGATCTCCACAAGATGTTTTTCAGAATTCCCAACGTCTAACTGGAATTTCTCAGGTGCCGGTGATAAATGGAACTTATCTAGCACCTTTTCCCCATCCAACTCAACCGCAATGCGTTTTGAGACTAAACTCCAACTTACCAAAATTCGGTGTTTCTCATTCTCACCTATTTCAAACAGCGCTTTCCCCATTCTCTCACATCTATTGCTTTATGAGCATGGTATAGTAAATATTAATTATTCTTCCCTCTGGCATAAAATTCAGAATTGGAATTAAGCGTTGACACAAGTTGGATGAAATTTATTGAAATCTAAACCGAGAAATACAACGCATTCGGCACAGTAAAGCTTGATTTTCGAAAGTAGCATAAGAATATCCGTATAACAGCATTTATCGCCAAAAATACCCTAAAAAAAGCGCCTCAAAAGCCATGCAACAGAATCCCTATGCCAAACGCTGAAAAGTGGTCAAGTTATTTAAGACAAATTTATATGGCATTTTTCGCCTTTTAATGCTCTAATCTATGATAAAGGTGACTTATCATCACACAAATTACGGGGAATGATGCCGAGCCACGCATTTCCGGTTAAAGGAATAGCAAACTTACGCTAAATATATATATTGACAATATATGTGCTAGAACAGAATGGGAATACCTTACCCAAGACTCTGAAATGGAGGAAAATTGGAAATGGTTATGTATCATCTTAAGTGTCCATTATGCGGGCATGAGTTTGATTTTGACTACAATTCTATGGTTGGCATTTCCCGGCTAGGTATTGTCATGAGATACGGACCATACTCCTTTTCTGTGAAGTGCCCGGCATGCAGGAAGAGATCACGCTACAACGTTACGGAGGAAGACAGAATCCAGTGAAAAGACCTGGCTTTGCAGAGAAAATTGAATTGATTGCGGGTGAAAATTGTGGATGACCTTATGTTACGCATATACCTTAAACGATACCTTAGCGAGGGTAAAGCCTTCTTCATAATCGGGCTTCTGGCACCATTTTTTTTCCTTGTACTATTCACAGTAATCGGTGAGAGAACAGGAGGTAGTTCTGGGGTCTTCAAAGCATTCATTCATTCCCTAGGGCTAAACGATGCTTCACTTTACCTAGTCGCGCTCATACTTCCATATATCTCACCTGTGTTCACTGTAATAGGGACAATGATGGCTCCCGCACTTTACGGTGAAGACAAAGATAATGGGTTCTTTGAGTTCATATTGTCATCCACGAAGTATGGCACAAGAGACATATTCTGGGCCATAATGCTCACGGCAGTGATTTTCGCTGCAGTTACAATATCCGTAGCAATAGCTGAAATAGTCGTCGCTTTTGCGATTCTTAATGGAGGTATCCCCTCTTTATTTCTAAGTGAGCTTCTTATCTACACTGTACCAATCTCAATAATAGCAGTACTTATTGGCACTTCCGTTGCATTTGCCTCGCAGGTAATGACTAAGAGAATGTCGTTTGTCAACTCTCCCGCTGGCCTCGCCCCTGTAATCGGAGTAATTGTGGCAGTTATCCCTCTCTTTTTCTCCATTTATTCCCAGAGAGGGCTGTTCGGTCCTGTAGATTTCAACCAACTTTATCTGATCCTTGGCTTCTATGTTGTCGGGGCGTTAATATTGTTCCTAATTATTTTCCTTATCACCACCACCAGAATGGTGAGGGAGAGATTTTTGGCTTAGGTGTTAACATGACAGAAATTGAAGCTGCTGGGCTTTCGACTGGGTATTATGGCAAACAGGTGCTGCATGACATAGACATTACCATTACTCGACCAGGTATTTACGTTGTGCTGGGTAAAAATGGTGCAGGAAAGACCACTTTTTTTCGCACCATAACCGGCATATTGAGGTTGTACAGCGGGACACTGACAATCGATGGCCTGGACCCATACAGCCATCCAGAGACTAGGCAGAAGTGTGTCTACCTTTCACACCTTTCTGGCGTACCCTTGACCATGGGCGTCAGCCAAATCATTGATCTCTTTGCGAAACTCATGGACGCCAGTGAGGAGGACAAGGAGCGTACCATTAAAATGCTCGGATTGGGAGAAATGATGAACAGATCTTACTATTCCCTAAGTCAGGGGCAGAAGAAGAGAGTCTCTCTGGCAAAGTGCCTTCTTCGGGACCGCGGCATTTACCTGTTTGACGAGCCAACGACAAATCTTGATCCGACAGTTGCCAGTGATGTCAGGAAAGATATATTGAATATTTCTAGAGACAAGATTGTGCTGTTCTCTTCACATAACCTGTACGAAGCAAGAGAGATAGGCAGACAGGTCATCATAATTGACAATGGAAGCATCGCGTACATTGGTGACATAGATAAGGTTCCCATGGGGAAGTACATAGTGGGAATTAGAGCTGATAATCTAACGGACGTGTATCCGGATGCTAAACTTGAGGGAAGGTATTATATCTTGGAACTTTCCTCACCCGATGACGTTACCAGCGTTATTCAGAAACTTGCAGCTGCAAAAATTAAAGTCCATGAGATAAGGGAGATGAGCAATCCCCTTGAGGACCTACTCCGGTGAG encodes:
- a CDS encoding ABC transporter ATP-binding protein; the encoded protein is MTEIEAAGLSTGYYGKQVLHDIDITITRPGIYVVLGKNGAGKTTFFRTITGILRLYSGTLTIDGLDPYSHPETRQKCVYLSHLSGVPLTMGVSQIIDLFAKLMDASEEDKERTIKMLGLGEMMNRSYYSLSQGQKKRVSLAKCLLRDRGIYLFDEPTTNLDPTVASDVRKDILNISRDKIVLFSSHNLYEAREIGRQVIIIDNGSIAYIGDIDKVPMGKYIVGIRADNLTDVYPDAKLEGRYYILELSSPDDVTSVIQKLAAAKIKVHEIREMSNPLEDLLR